A portion of the Thiohalorhabdus denitrificans genome contains these proteins:
- a CDS encoding BlaI/MecI/CopY family transcriptional regulator: MTNLRLGELEVAVLEDLWARGADHAKAVHGRLGARRGISLNTIQSTLERLYRKELLHRTKEGHAYTYRPALEREELLARLIEGATAPVAGEEGADTLLTAFVDFAAEQDEAALDRLEALIAWKRAQGAKGSD; this comes from the coding sequence ATGACAAACCTGCGGTTGGGCGAGCTCGAGGTGGCGGTGCTGGAGGATCTGTGGGCCCGCGGGGCGGACCACGCCAAGGCGGTCCACGGGCGCCTCGGGGCGCGCCGCGGCATCTCCCTGAACACCATCCAGTCCACCCTGGAGCGGCTGTACCGCAAGGAGCTCCTGCATCGGACCAAGGAAGGGCACGCCTACACCTACCGCCCCGCCCTGGAGCGCGAGGAACTGCTGGCGCGCCTGATCGAGGGGGCCACCGCGCCGGTGGCCGGCGAGGAGGGGGCCGATACCCTGCTCACCGCCTTCGTGGATTTTGCGGCCGAACAGGATGAGGCGGCCCTCGACCGCCTGGAGGCGCTGATCGCTTGGAAGCGGGCCCAGGGCGCCAAGGGCTCGGACTGA
- a CDS encoding ArsR/SmtB family transcription factor, producing the protein MSQQPARFALFSEVFKALGHPKRLEIIHALRAGERTATQLAEATNLSKTAVSQHLSVLKAQALVLCDKRGSFCYYRVASSAVFSVCEGVRQLVLEQVESFEAVRPFLAPLDGGRTGEAGDG; encoded by the coding sequence ATGAGCCAGCAGCCCGCCCGTTTTGCCCTGTTCTCGGAGGTCTTCAAGGCCCTCGGCCACCCCAAGCGCCTGGAGATCATCCACGCCCTACGCGCGGGGGAGCGCACGGCAACCCAGCTCGCCGAGGCCACCAACCTCTCCAAGACCGCGGTCAGCCAGCACCTCTCCGTGCTCAAGGCCCAGGCCCTGGTGCTGTGCGACAAGCGGGGCTCCTTCTGCTACTACCGGGTGGCCTCGTCGGCGGTGTTCTCCGTGTGCGAGGGGGTGCGCCAGCTGGTGCTGGAGCAGGTGGAGTCCTTCGAGGCGGTGCGGCCCTTCCTGGCCCCCCTGGACGGCGGCCGCACCGGGGAGGCCGGCGATGGCTGA
- a CDS encoding TolC family protein produces the protein MGLLLLAGLGPSTAAVGAGSALTIERALSLSEEYAPLQRELQAEVELAESRALEASLWPNPRLNLSQERFSADGSETTQRFYSLSQEFDLSGQRGLRTRAARARAEGVRRGNTWTRLEHRARVRERFFVVLAQRRRVAALQESLERLDRVAGIVAERRRAGAASGYDQRRLEREGAALRAQLRQARAERARAWSALRALLPESASLPEKVAGTLRPGEVASLARYREALNRRADLRRLQAEARAAGLSRRAANRAWIPDPTVGLGYTTVDQPGAEGGGPLLELAFPMPVFDRGQAQAAAASARQTRAEARYRRLLEQARARVGGLWRQTRELDEATTEFRQQALAKSREVTEIAETAYRAGELGILELLDAYRGQLDARLRALEMARAARASWIDLVRTAGSRP, from the coding sequence GTGGGGCTTCTCCTGCTCGCTGGCCTGGGTCCGAGCACGGCAGCGGTTGGGGCGGGCTCGGCGCTTACTATCGAGCGGGCCCTTAGTCTGTCCGAGGAGTACGCCCCCCTGCAGCGGGAGCTCCAGGCGGAGGTGGAGCTGGCGGAGAGCCGGGCCCTCGAGGCGTCGCTGTGGCCCAATCCGCGCTTGAACCTTTCCCAGGAGCGCTTCTCGGCGGACGGCAGCGAAACCACCCAACGCTTCTACAGCCTATCCCAGGAGTTCGACCTGTCCGGCCAGCGCGGCCTGCGGACCCGGGCGGCCCGTGCCCGCGCCGAGGGCGTGCGGCGGGGCAACACCTGGACGCGCCTGGAGCACCGGGCCCGGGTCCGGGAGCGCTTTTTTGTGGTGCTGGCCCAGCGGCGGCGGGTGGCGGCCCTGCAGGAGAGCCTCGAGCGCCTCGACCGGGTGGCCGGCATCGTCGCCGAGCGGCGCCGGGCCGGGGCCGCCTCCGGGTACGACCAGCGCCGGCTGGAGCGCGAGGGGGCGGCGCTGCGCGCCCAATTACGTCAGGCCCGGGCCGAGCGGGCGCGCGCCTGGTCCGCCCTGCGGGCCCTGCTGCCCGAATCCGCCAGCTTGCCGGAGAAGGTGGCGGGAACCCTGCGTCCCGGGGAGGTGGCCTCCCTGGCCCGCTACCGGGAGGCGCTGAACCGGCGGGCGGACCTGCGGCGCCTCCAGGCCGAGGCGCGCGCCGCCGGGCTCAGCCGGCGGGCGGCGAATCGGGCCTGGATCCCCGACCCCACCGTGGGCCTGGGCTACACCACGGTGGACCAGCCCGGGGCGGAAGGGGGCGGGCCGCTACTGGAGCTGGCCTTTCCCATGCCGGTCTTCGACCGGGGCCAGGCGCAGGCGGCTGCCGCCAGCGCCCGCCAGACCCGGGCCGAGGCCCGCTACCGGCGGCTGCTCGAGCAGGCCCGAGCCCGGGTGGGCGGCCTGTGGCGGCAGACGCGGGAGCTGGACGAGGCCACCACCGAGTTCCGGCAGCAGGCCCTGGCCAAGTCCCGGGAGGTGACGGAGATCGCGGAGACTGCCTACCGCGCCGGGGAGCTGGGCATCCTGGAGCTGCTGGATGCCTACCGCGGCCAGCTCGATGCCCGCTTGCGCGCCCTGGAGATGGCGCGTGCCGCCCGGGCGAGCTGGATAGATCTGGTGCGCACCGCCGGTTCCCGTCCGTAG
- a CDS encoding DUF3147 family protein: protein MGYYLIKAVITAILVVAISEVAKRSSLVGGILASVPITSVLAMVWLYVDTGDVGKVSALATSVAWLVLPSLVLFVLLPWLLHRGVPFPLGLVMAIAATALAYGGMVLVLARFGIRL from the coding sequence GTGGGCTATTACCTGATCAAGGCGGTGATCACCGCGATTCTGGTGGTCGCCATTTCCGAGGTGGCCAAGCGGAGCTCCCTGGTCGGGGGCATCCTGGCCTCGGTCCCCATTACGTCCGTGCTGGCCATGGTCTGGCTGTATGTGGATACCGGGGACGTGGGCAAGGTCAGCGCCCTTGCCACCAGCGTGGCCTGGCTGGTGCTGCCCTCCCTGGTGCTGTTTGTGCTTCTCCCGTGGCTGCTTCACCGGGGCGTGCCTTTCCCCCTGGGCCTGGTCATGGCCATCGCCGCGACGGCCCTCGCCTACGGGGGCATGGTCCTGGTGCTAGCCCGCTTCGGCATCCGGCTCTGA
- a CDS encoding MFS transporter — MADVPEGKGHAAYTHGIRPNLGQFLFQMLQVFFVGLTIGLQRNVVPALAEEEFGLAPGSYLLFMAFIISFGFVKGALNFVAGRLSERVGRRRVLLWGWLAALPIPFLILYAPSWDWIVAANVLLGVNQGFAWSMTVTSKADITRAEQRGLATGFNEFAGYTGVAIAGVVTGYLAADMDPRWALFLFGLTVALVALATAWLFAAETLHWARAEAHAHASGTHKGPRPRFPENVSDHPGTREIFTLVSFRHRTFAALSQAGSVEKFVDALVWAFFPAWLHAQGLTVVAIGWVVGVFGVVWGASQLWTGPLSDRIGRKGPIVAGMWICGAGVAATLLVEGFWLWCATAAVAGVGMALLYPTLIAAVSDISHPNWRSSSLGVYRFWRDTGYGLGGLAIGLAADATGALETGFWLTAIAMGLSGLWVLLAAEETHPRLNPAPQLRPAVEE; from the coding sequence ATGGCTGACGTTCCGGAAGGGAAAGGACACGCCGCCTACACCCACGGCATCCGCCCCAATCTGGGCCAGTTCCTCTTCCAGATGCTGCAGGTCTTCTTCGTCGGCCTGACCATCGGCCTGCAGCGCAACGTGGTGCCCGCCCTGGCCGAGGAGGAGTTCGGCCTCGCGCCCGGCTCCTACCTCCTGTTCATGGCCTTCATCATCAGCTTCGGCTTCGTGAAGGGGGCGCTGAACTTCGTGGCCGGGCGGCTCTCGGAGCGGGTGGGCCGGCGCCGGGTACTGCTGTGGGGCTGGCTAGCGGCGCTGCCCATCCCCTTCCTGATCCTCTACGCGCCCTCCTGGGACTGGATCGTCGCCGCCAACGTCCTGTTGGGCGTGAACCAGGGCTTCGCCTGGTCCATGACCGTCACCTCCAAGGCGGACATCACCCGCGCCGAGCAGCGCGGCCTGGCCACCGGCTTCAACGAGTTCGCCGGCTACACCGGCGTGGCCATCGCCGGCGTCGTCACCGGCTACCTGGCGGCGGACATGGATCCGCGCTGGGCGCTGTTCCTGTTCGGCCTGACCGTGGCCCTGGTGGCCCTGGCCACCGCCTGGCTGTTCGCCGCCGAGACCCTGCACTGGGCGCGCGCCGAGGCCCACGCCCACGCCAGCGGCACACACAAGGGACCCCGCCCGCGCTTCCCCGAAAACGTCTCCGACCATCCGGGCACCCGGGAGATCTTCACCCTGGTCTCCTTCCGCCACCGCACCTTCGCCGCCCTGTCCCAGGCAGGCAGCGTGGAGAAGTTCGTGGACGCCCTGGTGTGGGCGTTCTTCCCCGCCTGGCTGCACGCCCAGGGGCTCACCGTGGTAGCCATCGGCTGGGTGGTGGGCGTGTTCGGCGTGGTGTGGGGCGCCAGCCAGCTGTGGACCGGCCCCCTCTCCGACCGGATCGGCCGCAAGGGCCCCATCGTGGCCGGCATGTGGATCTGCGGGGCCGGGGTGGCGGCCACCCTCCTGGTGGAGGGCTTCTGGCTGTGGTGCGCCACCGCCGCGGTGGCCGGGGTGGGCATGGCCCTGCTCTACCCCACCCTCATCGCCGCGGTGAGCGACATCTCCCACCCCAACTGGCGGAGCTCGTCGCTGGGCGTCTACCGCTTCTGGCGGGACACCGGCTACGGCCTCGGCGGCCTGGCCATCGGCCTCGCCGCCGACGCCACCGGCGCCCTAGAGACCGGCTTCTGGCTCACCGCCATCGCCATGGGGCTGTCGGGCCTCTGGGTGCTGCTCGCCGCCGAGGAGACCCACCCGCGCCTCAACCCCGCTCCCCAACTCCGGCCCGCCGTGGAGGAATGA
- a CDS encoding TMEM165/GDT1 family protein gives MSLATVASTFAVLFIAELGDKTQLVAMSLAHRHRAAPVLAGILGAFLVLNVLAVAVGAALYELVPERWILLAAGLLFLAFGYRIWREGEEDEEVEDVAARGGWRVALGSFALIFVAELGDKTQLALVALAASTGDTLAVFLGGTLALWLVSVLGVVVGATLLRRVPAVWVHRVAAALFLAFGAWALWRAATL, from the coding sequence ATGAGCCTGGCCACCGTCGCCTCCACCTTCGCCGTCCTGTTCATCGCCGAGCTGGGCGACAAGACCCAGCTGGTGGCCATGAGCCTGGCCCACCGCCACCGGGCCGCCCCGGTCCTGGCCGGCATCCTGGGCGCCTTCCTGGTGCTGAATGTGCTGGCGGTGGCGGTGGGCGCGGCCCTCTACGAGCTGGTGCCCGAGCGCTGGATCCTGCTGGCGGCGGGGCTGCTGTTCCTGGCCTTTGGCTACCGCATCTGGCGCGAGGGCGAGGAGGACGAGGAGGTGGAGGACGTGGCCGCCCGGGGCGGCTGGCGGGTGGCCCTCGGTAGCTTCGCCCTGATCTTCGTCGCCGAGCTCGGCGACAAGACCCAGCTCGCCCTGGTGGCCCTGGCCGCGAGCACCGGCGACACCCTGGCGGTCTTCCTGGGCGGAACCCTGGCCCTGTGGCTGGTGTCCGTGCTCGGAGTGGTCGTCGGCGCCACCCTGCTGCGCCGCGTCCCGGCGGTTTGGGTGCACCGGGTGGCGGCGGCGCTGTTCCTGGCCTTTGGTGCCTGGGCCCTGTGGCGGGCCGCGACTCTGTAA
- a CDS encoding cation diffusion facilitator family transporter — protein MSGCCGDDSCAPTATNQHQSRTLKAVLGINTVMFGVELTAGLLIGSVALLADSLDMLGDALTYGVSLVVVGASVRKRAGAALFKGLIMLAFGLFVLGQTAYRAFLPELPAALPMGAVAAVALAANVVCFALLWRHRGEDINMRSVWLCSRNDLIANTGVILAAGAVAITATPWPDLAMGLVIAAVFLHSAWEVLVDSWRQWRMVPAGDGGGATG, from the coding sequence GTGAGCGGATGCTGCGGCGACGATTCCTGCGCCCCGACCGCTACCAACCAGCACCAGTCCCGCACCCTGAAGGCGGTGCTGGGCATCAATACGGTCATGTTCGGCGTGGAGCTTACCGCCGGGCTGCTGATCGGCTCGGTGGCCCTGCTGGCGGACTCCCTGGACATGCTCGGTGACGCCCTCACCTATGGGGTGAGCCTGGTGGTAGTGGGCGCCAGCGTCCGCAAGCGGGCCGGGGCCGCCCTGTTCAAGGGCCTGATCATGCTGGCCTTCGGCCTGTTCGTGCTGGGCCAGACCGCCTACCGGGCCTTCCTGCCGGAACTGCCTGCCGCCCTGCCCATGGGGGCGGTGGCTGCCGTGGCCCTGGCCGCCAATGTAGTGTGCTTCGCCCTGCTGTGGCGGCACCGGGGCGAGGACATCAACATGCGCTCGGTGTGGCTGTGCTCGCGCAACGACCTGATCGCCAATACCGGGGTGATCCTGGCTGCCGGCGCGGTGGCGATTACCGCCACACCGTGGCCGGACTTGGCCATGGGCCTGGTGATCGCCGCCGTGTTCCTGCATTCCGCCTGGGAGGTCCTGGTTGATTCCTGGAGGCAATGGCGGATGGTCCCCGCGGGTGACGGCGGAGGCGCCACGGGGTAA
- a CDS encoding M56 family metallopeptidase: MPSLILILAAVGLVAGAVAAALSQLVRPRVLGLLQRMPVEQQANLLLVWALLPLLAGLMAVAVVVAPSVSAALGLTADHCLLHGTHHSHLCLLHPGTTPEVPGAWALLGLLAAGLTLGGVYKVRVLERANRPWRTLRRVAREERQGPTRILETAQPVAATVGLLRPNVLFSRGLLDLLSPQQDRAVRAHEAAHRLRRDPLRLVLARLGTVLHLPGTGRALYRELGLAVERAADEAAARTVGDRVTVAEALLAVARMRPVPAPGPGFTGDPLEARVQALLEDVPAGLQPWRGTGSALVGLALAALSFSPQFHHGLETLLGHL; the protein is encoded by the coding sequence ATGCCCTCCTTGATCCTGATCCTGGCGGCGGTGGGGCTGGTGGCTGGAGCAGTGGCCGCGGCCCTCAGCCAGCTTGTTCGGCCCAGGGTCCTGGGCTTGCTGCAACGAATGCCCGTGGAGCAGCAGGCCAATCTGTTGCTGGTCTGGGCGCTCCTCCCCCTGCTGGCCGGGCTGATGGCGGTGGCCGTGGTGGTCGCTCCTTCTGTCTCGGCCGCGCTGGGCCTGACGGCCGACCACTGCCTGCTGCACGGTACCCACCACAGCCACCTCTGCCTGCTGCACCCCGGCACCACGCCGGAGGTCCCCGGGGCGTGGGCCCTGCTGGGCCTGTTGGCCGCGGGCCTGACCTTGGGCGGGGTGTACAAGGTGCGAGTGCTGGAGCGGGCCAATCGACCGTGGCGGACGCTGCGGAGGGTGGCCCGCGAGGAGCGCCAGGGGCCGACCCGGATCCTGGAAACTGCCCAGCCCGTAGCCGCCACGGTGGGCTTGCTGCGGCCCAACGTGCTGTTCTCCCGTGGGCTGTTGGACCTCCTTTCTCCCCAGCAGGACCGAGCGGTGCGGGCCCACGAGGCCGCCCATCGGCTTCGCCGGGACCCCCTGCGGTTGGTTTTGGCGCGGCTGGGCACGGTCCTGCACCTCCCGGGTACCGGCCGGGCGTTGTACCGGGAGCTCGGACTGGCCGTGGAGCGCGCCGCCGACGAGGCGGCCGCTCGAACCGTGGGCGATCGGGTCACGGTGGCCGAGGCGCTGCTGGCAGTGGCCCGCATGCGCCCCGTTCCCGCCCCGGGGCCGGGGTTCACGGGGGATCCCCTGGAGGCCCGGGTACAGGCGCTCCTGGAGGATGTCCCCGCCGGCCTTCAACCTTGGCGGGGAACGGGCTCCGCCCTGGTGGGGCTCGCCCTGGCGGCACTCTCCTTTTCTCCGCAGTTCCACCACGGCCTGGAAACCCTCCTGGGCCACCTCTAG